In Clostridia bacterium, a single genomic region encodes these proteins:
- a CDS encoding helix-turn-helix transcriptional regulator encodes MARELAKRFTEKMKEFVAEALRRGAYEEHFGPQPLTDEIVEILGDCLDDPEQSPVKILREYAQISQRQLAMAAGVSQTAVARIEAGELGLGDLDTFLGGRFDSLGNSVVVGEKLLRFLVDALASECQDKKVKEKLALYIHSAQEVFREGFSERARAKVTEAMARLRRLGKGNEEMAAEEPNNS; translated from the coding sequence GTGGCCAGGGAATTAGCGAAAAGGTTTACTGAGAAAATGAAAGAATTCGTGGCCGAGGCGCTACGCCGGGGAGCGTACGAAGAGCATTTTGGCCCCCAACCGCTGACCGACGAAATAGTGGAAATCCTCGGGGACTGCTTGGACGATCCGGAGCAGAGCCCAGTCAAGATACTGCGGGAGTATGCCCAAATATCGCAAAGACAGCTTGCCATGGCAGCAGGCGTGTCGCAGACCGCTGTGGCCCGGATAGAGGCGGGTGAATTGGGCCTTGGTGACCTGGATACTTTCCTCGGTGGTCGGTTTGATTCTCTGGGCAACAGCGTCGTGGTCGGGGAGAAACTTCTCCGTTTTCTCGTCGATGCGCTTGCTTCGGAGTGCCAGGATAAGAAGGTGAAGGAGAAGCTGGCCCTCTACATCCATAGTGCGCAGGAGGTATTCCGGGAAGGATTCTCCGAACGGGCCAGGGCCAAAGTTACGGAGGCTATGGCGAGGCTGCGAAGGCTCGGCAAAGGTAACGAGGAGATGGCTGCGGAAGAGCCAAATAATTCATAA